A genomic stretch from Rhodothermales bacterium includes:
- a CDS encoding sodium-dependent transporter → MNDHTELRFSSRLGLILSVLGIAVGTGNIWRFPRIAAQNAGEDGAGAFLIAWLIFLFVWSIPLIMAEYALGRKGRMGLVGTFSLIAGEKFAWMGAFIGFVASAIMFYYSVVNGWCLFYFVQTVSQPLPLTTDAAQGIWDQFQGGYMPIMYHGLAMLIGGLIVWRGVSSIERANKFLIPALLLIVLIALGRAVTLNGAGDGIRYLFTPQWDTLANPRLWLDALTQNAWDTGAGWGLILTYGAYMQHRHGVVKNAFITGVGNNTVSLLAAITIFSACFAILGAEMNKSEVLSVMQNSGPASTGLTFIWMPQLFAQMPFGTAFAALFFLGLSFAAFSSLISMIELAARMLVDGGLSRNRAVLSVATLGFLLGIPSAVNLNVFGNQDFVWGVALMISGALIAFAVMRFGVAHFRREEINGTPMDWSVSKLWDVQIKYLIPFQAIVLLGWWLYLSATEYAPTTWFDPTDPYSVMTCLVQWGGAAIVLALLNGWMVGRLKRNVLSGI, encoded by the coding sequence ATGAACGACCATACCGAACTTCGTTTTTCCTCACGTCTCGGGCTCATACTCAGCGTCCTGGGCATTGCCGTAGGTACCGGTAATATCTGGCGGTTTCCCCGGATTGCGGCGCAGAATGCGGGAGAGGATGGCGCGGGGGCTTTTCTGATCGCGTGGCTGATCTTTCTGTTCGTCTGGAGCATCCCGCTGATCATGGCGGAGTATGCGCTGGGCCGCAAGGGGCGCATGGGGCTCGTCGGGACGTTTTCGCTGATCGCCGGCGAAAAATTCGCCTGGATGGGCGCCTTCATCGGGTTCGTCGCGTCCGCCATCATGTTCTATTATTCGGTCGTGAACGGGTGGTGCCTGTTTTATTTCGTGCAGACCGTATCCCAGCCGCTCCCGCTCACGACGGACGCCGCGCAGGGCATCTGGGACCAGTTTCAAGGGGGATACATGCCGATCATGTATCACGGCCTCGCCATGCTGATCGGCGGCCTCATCGTCTGGCGCGGGGTGTCCTCGATCGAGCGCGCCAACAAGTTTCTCATCCCGGCGCTGCTGCTCATCGTGTTGATCGCGCTGGGCCGCGCCGTAACACTGAACGGTGCGGGCGACGGCATCCGGTACCTCTTCACCCCGCAGTGGGACACGCTGGCCAACCCGCGGCTGTGGCTGGATGCGCTGACGCAAAATGCGTGGGACACTGGCGCCGGCTGGGGCCTCATCCTGACGTACGGGGCCTACATGCAGCACCGTCACGGGGTGGTCAAGAACGCCTTCATCACCGGGGTCGGCAACAACACCGTATCCCTCCTCGCCGCGATCACGATCTTTTCCGCCTGTTTCGCGATCCTGGGCGCCGAGATGAACAAAAGCGAGGTGCTTTCGGTGATGCAGAACAGCGGGCCGGCCTCGACGGGCCTGACGTTCATCTGGATGCCGCAGCTGTTCGCCCAGATGCCGTTCGGCACCGCCTTCGCCGCGCTGTTTTTCCTCGGACTCTCCTTCGCGGCCTTCAGCTCGCTCATCTCCATGATCGAACTGGCGGCCCGGATGCTGGTGGATGGCGGACTGTCGCGCAATCGCGCCGTGCTTTCGGTGGCGACGCTCGGATTTCTGCTCGGCATCCCGTCGGCGGTCAACCTGAACGTGTTCGGCAACCAGGATTTCGTGTGGGGCGTCGCCCTGATGATTTCCGGGGCCCTGATCGCGTTCGCGGTCATGCGTTTCGGGGTGGCTCACTTCCGCCGCGAGGAGATCAACGGCACGCCGATGGACTGGAGCGTCAGCAAGCTGTGGGATGTGCAGATCAAGTATCTCATCCCGTTTCAGGCCATCGTGCTGCTGGGGTGGTGGCTGTATTTGTCGGCAACCGAATATGCGCCGACCACGTGGTTCGATCCGACGGATCCGTACAGCGTGATGACCTGTCTCGTGCAGTGGGGTGGCGCCGCCATCGTGCTGGCGTTGCTCAACGGCTGGATGGTGGGCCGATTGAAAAGAAATGTGCTGAGCGGCATCTAA